The following proteins are encoded in a genomic region of Streptomyces sp. NBC_01723:
- the nirD gene encoding nitrite reductase small subunit NirD, which produces MTLAPETTDLKVLLRLTDDWFTACDLGALLPGRGVAALLPDGGQVALFRDREGGLYAIDNRDPFTGAAVLSRGLTGTHQGRPFVASPLLKQRFDLSTGECLDDEAVRVAVYEVKAA; this is translated from the coding sequence ATGACCCTGGCACCCGAGACGACCGACCTCAAGGTCCTGCTGCGGCTGACCGACGACTGGTTCACGGCGTGCGACCTCGGCGCCCTGCTCCCCGGCCGGGGCGTGGCGGCCCTGCTCCCGGACGGCGGCCAGGTGGCCCTCTTCCGGGACCGGGAGGGCGGGCTGTACGCCATCGACAACCGGGACCCGTTCACCGGCGCCGCGGTCCTCTCCCGCGGCCTGACCGGCACCCACCAGGGCCGCCCGTTCGTCGCCTCCCCGCTGCTCAAGCAGCGCTTCGACCTCAGCACCGGGGAGTGCCTGGACGACGAGGCGGTACGGGTGGCGGTGTACGAGGTGAAGGCGGCCTGA
- a CDS encoding SDR family NAD(P)-dependent oxidoreductase → MTTQRFTDRTALVTGAGSGIGRAVALALAAEGANVVVAGRGREPLDETVALIEAAGGKALAVTADVSRPDDVRAVVDAAVDHFGSLDVAVNNAGVFRGGVPLADLPEADWHAQLDINVTGVFLALAAEVRQMRAQPRGGAIVNIASTFGAHKRSPGAAAYAATKAAVSALTRGAAIDHIADGVRINAVSPGATATSMSLRPGETEEGRAERMRGETPLGRVSSVAEVAAAVLYLASDDAASVVGTDLVVDGGQTA, encoded by the coding sequence ATGACCACCCAGCGCTTCACCGACAGGACCGCCCTCGTCACCGGCGCGGGCTCCGGCATCGGCCGGGCCGTCGCCCTCGCCCTCGCCGCCGAGGGCGCGAACGTCGTCGTCGCCGGACGCGGGCGGGAACCGCTCGACGAGACGGTGGCCCTGATCGAGGCGGCGGGCGGCAAGGCGCTGGCCGTCACCGCCGACGTCTCCCGCCCCGACGACGTACGCGCCGTCGTGGACGCCGCCGTCGACCACTTCGGCTCCCTGGACGTGGCAGTCAACAACGCCGGCGTCTTCCGCGGCGGAGTCCCCCTGGCCGACCTGCCCGAGGCGGACTGGCACGCGCAGCTCGACATCAACGTCACCGGCGTCTTCCTCGCCCTCGCGGCCGAGGTGCGGCAGATGCGCGCCCAGCCGCGCGGCGGGGCCATCGTGAACATCGCCTCCACCTTCGGCGCGCACAAGCGCAGCCCGGGCGCCGCGGCCTACGCCGCCACGAAGGCGGCCGTCTCGGCACTGACCCGGGGCGCCGCCATCGACCACATCGCCGACGGCGTCCGCATCAACGCCGTCAGCCCCGGCGCCACGGCGACCTCGATGTCCCTGCGCCCCGGGGAGACGGAGGAGGGCCGGGCCGAGCGCATGCGGGGCGAGACACCGCTCGGCCGGGTCTCGTCGGTGGCGGAGGTCGCGGCGGCGGTGCTGTACCTGGCGTCGGACGACGCGGCGTCGGTGGTGGGCACGGACCTGGTGGTGGACGGCGGCCAGACGGCCTGA
- a CDS encoding alkaline phosphatase PhoX, which yields MDRRTLLRTAVVGGSAVLGGTLWRGAAYAAPAQPGSGPYGALGSPDANGLRLPAGFTSRVIARSGQKVPGTSYTWHGAPDGGACYPDGSGWIYVSNSEVNPSGGASAVRFSATGAVTSAYRVLSGTRQNCAGGRTPWNTWLSCEEVDRGYVYETDPWGVKAAVRRDAMGRFKHEAAAADPVREVVYLTEDVTDGCFYRFRPTTWGDLSSGTLEVLVAGSATSGPVTWARVPDPSGATATRNQVSGAKRFNGGEGCYYADDTCWFTTKGDNRVWQYDAAGQTVELAYDDSLVTSGGAPLTGVDNVTGSSSGDLFVAEDGGNMEICVITPNDVVAPFLRIDGQSGSEITGPAFSPDGTRLYFSSQRGTSGSSSGGITYEVRGPFRS from the coding sequence GTGGATCGTCGTACCCTCCTGCGCACGGCCGTCGTCGGCGGCTCGGCCGTTCTCGGCGGAACCCTGTGGCGCGGTGCCGCGTACGCCGCCCCCGCCCAGCCCGGCAGCGGACCGTACGGGGCGCTCGGCTCACCCGACGCCAACGGCCTCCGCCTGCCCGCCGGCTTCACGAGCAGGGTGATCGCCCGTTCCGGCCAGAAGGTGCCGGGCACCTCGTACACCTGGCACGGCGCACCGGACGGCGGCGCCTGCTACCCGGACGGCTCCGGCTGGATCTACGTCTCCAACTCGGAGGTCAACCCCTCCGGCGGGGCGAGCGCGGTGCGGTTCTCCGCCACGGGCGCCGTCACCTCGGCGTACCGCGTGCTCTCCGGCACCCGCCAGAACTGCGCGGGCGGCCGGACGCCGTGGAACACCTGGCTGTCCTGCGAGGAGGTGGACCGCGGCTACGTGTACGAGACCGACCCGTGGGGCGTGAAGGCCGCGGTGCGGCGGGACGCCATGGGCCGCTTCAAGCACGAGGCGGCGGCGGCCGACCCGGTCCGCGAGGTGGTGTACCTGACGGAGGACGTCACCGACGGCTGCTTCTACCGCTTCCGCCCGACCACCTGGGGCGACCTGTCCTCCGGCACGCTGGAGGTGCTGGTGGCGGGCTCGGCCACCAGCGGACCGGTGACCTGGGCGCGGGTCCCCGACCCCTCCGGTGCCACCGCGACCCGCAACCAGGTCTCCGGCGCCAAGCGCTTCAACGGCGGCGAGGGCTGCTACTACGCGGACGACACCTGCTGGTTCACCACCAAGGGCGACAACCGCGTCTGGCAGTACGACGCGGCCGGGCAGACCGTCGAACTGGCCTACGACGACTCCCTGGTGACGTCCGGCGGGGCCCCGCTGACCGGCGTCGACAATGTCACCGGCAGCTCCTCCGGCGACCTGTTCGTCGCGGAGGACGGCGGCAACATGGAGATCTGCGTGATCACTCCGAACGACGTCGTCGCCCCCTTCCTGCGTATCGACGGGCAGTCCGGCTCGGAGATCACCGGGCCGGCGTTCTCACCCGACGGCACCCGGCTGTACTTCTCCAGCCAGCGGGGCACGAGCGGGAGTTCGTCCGGCGGGATCACCTACGAGGTGCGCGGGCCGTTCCGGAGCTAG
- a CDS encoding TetR/AcrR family transcriptional regulator, with the protein MARTKEFDPDAALRAALELFWERGYEGTSMSDLVERLGVGRASIYATFGNKRELYLKALARYEEGLLPDLLADLSRPGAALPGVRSLVRRYAAEATAGELRLRGCFVTNTAAELAPHDPVAARRVERNWDQLETVLHSTLTRAAAQGELPAGRDPLTLARMLLVLLQGMRVVGKASADPARLRDAAEQALALLD; encoded by the coding sequence GTGGCCAGGACCAAGGAGTTCGATCCGGACGCCGCGCTGCGGGCAGCCCTGGAGCTGTTCTGGGAGCGCGGCTACGAGGGGACGTCGATGTCCGACCTCGTGGAGCGTCTCGGCGTCGGACGCGCCAGCATCTACGCGACCTTCGGCAACAAGCGCGAGCTGTACCTGAAGGCGCTGGCGCGGTACGAGGAGGGGCTGCTGCCGGATCTGCTGGCGGACCTGTCCCGGCCGGGCGCCGCCCTGCCGGGCGTCCGGTCCCTGGTGCGGCGCTACGCCGCCGAGGCGACCGCCGGCGAACTGCGCCTGCGCGGCTGTTTCGTCACCAACACCGCCGCCGAGCTGGCCCCGCACGACCCGGTCGCCGCGCGGCGGGTCGAGCGCAACTGGGACCAGCTGGAGACCGTGCTGCACTCGACGCTGACCCGGGCCGCGGCCCAGGGCGAACTGCCCGCCGGCCGCGACCCGCTCACCCTCGCCCGCATGCTGCTGGTGCTGCTGCAGGGCATGCGGGTGGTGGGGAAGGCGTCGGCGGACCCGGCCAGGCTGCGGGACGCGGCGGAACAGGCACTCGCGCTGCTCGACTGA
- a CDS encoding oxidoreductase, whose product MTGWNTGDIPGLDGRVAVVTGANSGLGYVVARELARKGARVVLACRSEERGSAAVERLLAEVPEVAVEPGRLDLGDLAGIREFAYGLPYERLDLLVNNAGVMALPHGTTTDGFETQFGVNHLGHFALTGLLLPTLLATPGARVVTVSSFLHALGKVDPRDLNSVRRYGRWTAYGRSKSANLLFTHELARRLAARDDAWDVRAVAAHPGYARTNLMTAGPRAEGRRLATRLMGLAARVVAQPAEAGALPVLYAATAPGVPSDSFTGPSFAMWRGAPAPSRRAPWTLDDAMGERLWAASERLTGVTYEALRGLD is encoded by the coding sequence ATGACCGGCTGGAACACGGGCGACATCCCCGGCCTGGACGGGCGGGTCGCCGTCGTCACCGGAGCCAACAGCGGCCTCGGCTACGTGGTCGCCCGGGAACTGGCGCGCAAGGGGGCGCGCGTGGTGCTCGCCTGCCGCAGCGAGGAGCGGGGGAGCGCGGCCGTGGAGCGCCTGCTCGCGGAGGTGCCGGAGGTCGCGGTGGAGCCGGGGCGGCTGGACCTCGGGGACCTGGCGGGCATCCGCGAGTTCGCGTACGGGCTGCCGTACGAGCGGCTCGACCTGCTCGTCAACAACGCCGGGGTGATGGCGCTGCCGCACGGGACGACGACGGACGGCTTCGAGACCCAGTTCGGCGTCAACCACCTGGGCCACTTCGCCCTCACCGGGCTGCTGCTGCCCACCCTGCTCGCCACCCCGGGCGCGCGGGTCGTGACCGTCTCCAGCTTCCTGCACGCGCTGGGCAAAGTCGATCCGCGCGACCTGAACAGCGTGCGTCGGTACGGGCGTTGGACCGCCTACGGCCGCTCGAAATCGGCCAACCTGCTCTTCACCCACGAACTGGCCCGCCGCCTCGCGGCCCGCGACGACGCCTGGGACGTGCGCGCGGTCGCCGCCCACCCGGGATACGCGCGCACCAACCTCATGACCGCGGGACCGCGCGCCGAGGGGCGCCGGCTGGCGACCCGGCTGATGGGGCTGGCCGCCCGGGTCGTCGCCCAGCCCGCGGAGGCGGGCGCGCTGCCCGTCCTGTACGCGGCGACCGCCCCCGGCGTCCCGTCCGACTCCTTCACCGGCCCGTCCTTCGCGATGTGGCGCGGGGCGCCCGCGCCGTCCCGGCGGGCGCCCTGGACCCTCGACGACGCGATGGGGGAGCGGCTGTGGGCCGCCTCCGAACGGCTGACGGGGGTCACGTACGAGGCCCTGCGGGGCCTGGACTAG
- a CDS encoding excalibur calcium-binding domain-containing protein, with the protein MNLLRKPAAVAVAALALAALPAAAQAHDGTHPFKNCTEAYDNGYSNIKEGDPHYGAHLDRDQDGVGCDKPPAGFEPADDSGDSGDSGEKATDDNAGTGSGKGSGGDQAAGQQGTDLAETGGDDSTPYIAAGGAIVVLAGGGLLLAVGKRRGNGAA; encoded by the coding sequence ATGAACCTGCTCCGCAAGCCCGCCGCCGTGGCCGTCGCCGCGCTGGCCCTGGCCGCCCTGCCGGCCGCCGCCCAGGCGCACGACGGCACCCACCCGTTCAAGAACTGCACCGAGGCGTACGACAACGGGTACTCCAACATCAAGGAGGGCGACCCGCACTACGGCGCGCACCTCGACCGCGACCAGGACGGCGTCGGCTGCGACAAGCCGCCCGCCGGCTTCGAGCCCGCCGACGACTCGGGTGACTCCGGCGACTCCGGAGAGAAGGCGACCGACGACAACGCGGGCACCGGCAGCGGCAAGGGCTCCGGCGGCGACCAGGCCGCCGGGCAGCAGGGCACCGACCTGGCCGAGACCGGCGGCGACGACAGCACGCCCTACATCGCGGCGGGCGGCGCGATCGTCGTGCTGGCCGGCGGCGGACTGCTGCTGGCCGTCGGCAAGCGGCGCGGCAACGGCGCCGCCTGA
- a CDS encoding acyltransferase family protein — protein MTSTDHREPAGTTATYGGGGETASGVPGPRTAAEARVPEAGPPVRRDRLAALDGLRFLAALAVVFFHFVGQAPSTMQTIWDRPVEDVFPVAHGYFAFGRLGVELFFLISGFVICMSAWGRTPRDFFISRVTRLYPMYWAAVAITACVIFFADNPFGHPSPRVLFANLTMLQTPLGVEHLDSVYWTLWPEMCFYLTFAVVVWKGLTYQRVVIYCGLWTVAAVLAPSADIRLLTLLVNPPSAPYFIAGMAFYLMYRYRPTPLLWGIVAMSWLVALHYLLTPDGGRLNWDSWSPWRGWLVLVITVFFLLIAAVALGWTRWIRWRGLTVAGTLTFPLYLLHDAIGVNILHRFGDRAHPWAVVGITVVALVALSYVVQRFVERPVARAARRWLSSAAFSLKTPEPRR, from the coding sequence ATGACCTCGACGGATCACAGGGAACCGGCCGGCACGACCGCCACGTACGGCGGTGGGGGCGAGACCGCCTCCGGCGTACCGGGACCCCGGACCGCCGCCGAGGCGAGAGTGCCCGAGGCCGGTCCCCCCGTCCGCAGGGACCGGCTCGCCGCGCTGGACGGACTGCGGTTCCTGGCCGCCCTGGCCGTGGTCTTCTTCCACTTCGTCGGCCAGGCGCCGTCCACGATGCAGACCATCTGGGACCGCCCCGTCGAGGACGTGTTCCCGGTGGCGCACGGCTACTTCGCCTTCGGCCGGCTCGGTGTCGAGCTGTTCTTCCTGATCAGCGGTTTCGTCATCTGCATGAGCGCGTGGGGCCGCACTCCGCGTGACTTCTTCATCTCCCGCGTCACCCGGCTGTACCCGATGTACTGGGCGGCCGTCGCGATCACCGCGTGCGTGATCTTCTTCGCCGACAACCCGTTCGGGCACCCGTCACCGCGCGTGCTCTTCGCCAACCTGACGATGCTCCAGACCCCGCTCGGGGTGGAGCACCTCGACTCGGTCTACTGGACGCTCTGGCCGGAGATGTGCTTCTACCTCACGTTCGCGGTCGTGGTGTGGAAGGGCCTGACCTACCAGCGCGTGGTGATCTACTGCGGGCTCTGGACGGTCGCCGCCGTGCTGGCACCCAGTGCCGACATCCGCTTGCTGACGCTGCTGGTCAACCCGCCCTCCGCGCCGTACTTCATCGCGGGCATGGCCTTCTACCTCATGTACCGCTACCGGCCGACGCCGCTGCTCTGGGGCATCGTCGCCATGTCGTGGCTGGTGGCGCTGCACTACCTGCTGACACCCGACGGGGGCCGCCTGAACTGGGACTCCTGGTCGCCGTGGCGCGGCTGGCTGGTCCTGGTCATCACGGTCTTCTTCCTGCTGATCGCCGCGGTCGCGCTCGGCTGGACCCGGTGGATCCGCTGGCGCGGGCTGACCGTCGCGGGCACGCTGACCTTCCCGCTCTACCTGCTGCACGACGCCATCGGCGTGAACATCCTGCACCGCTTCGGCGACCGGGCCCACCCGTGGGCCGTGGTCGGGATCACCGTCGTCGCCCTGGTCGCGCTGTCGTACGTCGTGCAGCGGTTCGTGGAGCGCCCGGTCGCCCGGGCCGCGCGGCGCTGGCTGAGCAGCGCCGCCTTCAGTCTGAAGACGCCGGAGCCCCGCCGCTGA